One genomic region from Apodemus sylvaticus chromosome 1, mApoSyl1.1, whole genome shotgun sequence encodes:
- the LOC127685249 gene encoding zinc finger protein 431-like, whose translation MDAVTYDEVHVNFTQEEWALLNHSQKSLYRDVMLETYKNLTAIGYNWEDHNIEEHCQSSRRHGRHETSHPGEKPSEYTHCVKAFAYQSHLQRHERIHTGEKPYDDIQCGEAFVGHSNLQVHKRIHTGMKPYECNHCGKAFAYPSNLQRHERIHTGEKPYECNQCGKTFVTHSDLQIHKRTHTGEKPYECNQCGKAFAYHSNLQRHERIHTGEKPYECNQCGKAFAWHRNLQRHERIHTGEKPYECNTCGKTFAWHSHLQRHEIIHTGEKPYECNQCGKAFAHNSNLYMHKRKHAGEKPYECNHCGKAFPRHNLLQIHKRTHTGEKPYECNQCDKTFAYHSYLQMHKRIHTGEKPYECNHCGKAFSQHSSLRVHKRTHTGEKPYECNQCGEAFAYHSHLQIHKTTHTGEKPFQCNQCGKAFVYNNHLLVHKRIHTGEKPYECNHCGKAFSQRSSLRVHKRIHTGEKPYKCNECGKAFACNSHLQRHKRIHTGEKPHECNQCGKAFARHSTLQVHKRKHAGEKPHECTQCGKAFPSHNLLHIHKRTHTGEKPYECNQCGKTFAYHSHLQVHGRIHTGEKPYKCNQCGKAFACHRNLRVHKRKHTGEKPYEFNHSGKAFS comes from the exons gatgcagtgacctACGATGaagtgcatgtgaacttcactcaGGAAGAGTGGGCTTTGCTGAATCATTCCCAAAAGAGTCTCTAcagagatgtgatgctggagacctacaagAACCTcactgctatag GCTACAATTGGGAAGACCATAatattgaagaacattgtcaaagttctagaagacatggaag GCATGAAACAAGTCATCCTGGAGAGAAACCCTCTGAATATACTCATTGTGTTAAAGCTTTTGCATATCAGAGTCATCTTCAAAGGCacgaaagaattcatactggagaaaaaccctatGATGATATTCAATGTGGTGAAGCCTTTGTGGGCCACAGTAATCTCCAagtacacaaaagaatacatactggaatgaaaccctatgaatgtaaccattgtggtaaagcctttgcatatcccAGTAATCTTCAAAggcatgaaagaattcatacaggagagaaaccctatgaatgtaatcagtgtggtaaaacctttgtaactcacagtgatctccaaatacataaaagaacacatactggagagaaaccctatgagtgtaatcaatgtggtaaagcctttgcatatcacagtaatcttcaaaggcatgaaagaattcatacaggagagaaaccttatgaatgtaatcaatgtggtaaagcctttgcatggcATAGAAATCTTCAAAggcatgaaagaattcatacaggagagaaaccctatgaatgtaatacatgtggtaaaacctttgcatgGCACAGTCATCTTCAAAGGCATGAAataattcatacaggagagaaaccttatgaatgtaatcaatgtggtaaagcttttgcacaTAATAGTAATCTCTACatgcataaaagaaaacatgctggagagaaaccttatgaatgtaatcactgtggtaaagcctttccaCGTCACAATcttctccaaatacataaaagaacacatactggagagaaaccctatgagtgtaatcaatgtgataaaacTTTTGCATATCACAGTTATCTTCAAATGCACaaaagaattcatacaggagagaaaccttatgaatgtaaccattgtggtaaagccttttcacaacaTAGTAGTCTCCgtgtacataaaagaacacatactggagagaaaccctatgaatgtaaccaatgtggtgaagcctttgcatatcacagtcatcttcaaatacataaaacaacacatactggagagaaaccctttcaatgtaaccaatgtggtaaagcctttgtttATAACAATCATCTCTTagtacataaaagaatacatactggagagaaaccctatgaatgtaaccattGTGGAAAAGCCTTTTCACAACGCAGTAGTCTTCGtgtacataaaagaatacataccggagagaaaccctataaatgtaatgaatgtggtaaagcctttgcatgtaaTAGTCAtcttcaaagacataaaagaattcatacaggagagaaacctcatgaatgtaatcaatgtggtaaagcctttgcacgtcACAGTACTCTACaagtacataaaagaaaacatgctggagagaaacctcatgaatgtactcaatgtggtaaagcctttcctTCTCATAATCttcttcatatacataaaagaacacatactggagagaaaccctatgagtgtaatcaatgtggtaaaacatTTGCATATCACAGTCATCTTCAAGTGCATGgaagaattcatacaggagagaaaccttataaatgtaatcaatgtggtaaagcctttgcatgtcacagaaATCTCCGagtacataaaagaaaacatactggagagaaaccctatgaatttAACCATtctggtaaagccttttcataa